The Acidobacteriota bacterium genome has a segment encoding these proteins:
- a CDS encoding DUF3536 domain-containing protein: MNRFICIHGHFYQPPRENAWLEEIEVQDSAAPYHDWNERVAAECYAPNTASRILDDKDRIVDIVNNFASISFDAGPTLLAWLERSAPDVYGAILEADRQAAARFRGHGTALAQAYNHLIMPLASSRDKRTQVLWGIRDFESRFGRRPEGMWLPETAVDLESLDIMAGEGILFTILAPRQAAAVRPLAPGPAPAQAGGGWIDVRGDRVDTKKPYLCRLPSGRTIALFFYDGPISHDLAFGDLLRNGESFARRLAGGFSAPGPERPELVHIATDGESYGHHHRFGDMALAYALRSIERNKLAEITVYGDYLERFPPADEVKIAENTSWSCAHGVERWRSDCGCSTGAHPAWNQKWRRPLREAMDWLGGKAAAAFGPGLGAYAADPWAVRDDYIEVVLDRSPASVESFLARHIARPLSAEDKVRVLKLLEMERGAMLIFTSDAWFFDDISNVETVQVVQYAARTLQLLRDVTGEDVEPEFLAVLTEAKSNVPRLRNGATVYEKLVRPAIVDFLRLAAHLAMSAVFETDPGRVDVGLYAAVTEDHERKDAGEKALAVGRFRLRSHVTWEERVIEYAVFHFGDQNITAGVRDHAGDAAYRTMCRAVEAAFARSDMAAVVRLIDQDFGPNIYSLWHLFTEQKRKILARILQGKLHDLEADFRHIFESNYTVMKAMREMSIPLPEALRTPAEFVLNTDLGRLMGEGPDLDLDELRRLQEEYESWDFKPDGEALSYAISRKARAMMSAWAGKPDDAEGLRKIADALVLMKKLAIGLDLWESQNIYFSTGRLICPLTSERAGKGDPAAAAWIKAFDAVGELLRVDPTVFCPMA, from the coding sequence ATGAACCGCTTCATCTGCATCCACGGGCACTTCTACCAGCCGCCGCGGGAGAACGCCTGGCTCGAGGAGATCGAGGTCCAGGACTCGGCGGCGCCCTACCACGATTGGAACGAGCGGGTGGCGGCCGAGTGCTACGCCCCGAACACGGCCTCGCGCATCCTCGACGACAAGGACCGCATCGTCGACATCGTCAACAACTTCGCCTCGATCAGCTTCGACGCCGGCCCGACCCTGCTGGCCTGGCTGGAGCGCTCGGCGCCCGACGTCTACGGGGCCATCCTCGAGGCCGACCGGCAGGCCGCGGCCCGCTTCCGCGGCCACGGCACGGCCCTGGCCCAGGCCTACAACCACCTGATCATGCCCCTGGCCTCGAGCCGCGACAAGCGGACCCAGGTCCTCTGGGGCATCCGGGACTTCGAGTCCCGCTTCGGCCGCCGGCCCGAGGGGATGTGGCTGCCCGAGACGGCGGTGGACCTCGAGTCGCTCGACATCATGGCCGGGGAGGGCATCCTGTTCACGATCCTGGCGCCGCGCCAGGCCGCCGCGGTCCGGCCCCTCGCGCCCGGGCCGGCGCCGGCCCAGGCCGGCGGCGGCTGGATCGACGTCCGGGGCGACCGCGTCGACACGAAGAAGCCCTACCTCTGCCGCCTGCCCTCGGGGCGGACGATCGCCCTGTTCTTCTACGACGGGCCGATCTCCCACGACCTGGCCTTCGGCGACCTGCTCCGCAACGGCGAGAGCTTCGCCCGGCGCCTGGCCGGCGGCTTCTCGGCCCCCGGCCCCGAGCGCCCCGAGCTCGTCCACATCGCCACCGACGGCGAGAGCTACGGCCACCACCACCGCTTCGGCGACATGGCCCTGGCCTACGCCCTGAGGTCCATCGAGCGGAACAAGCTGGCCGAGATCACCGTTTACGGGGACTACCTGGAGCGCTTCCCGCCGGCCGACGAGGTCAAGATCGCCGAGAACACGTCCTGGAGCTGCGCCCATGGCGTCGAGCGCTGGCGGAGCGACTGCGGCTGCAGCACCGGCGCCCATCCCGCCTGGAACCAGAAGTGGCGGAGGCCGCTCCGCGAGGCCATGGACTGGCTCGGGGGCAAGGCCGCGGCGGCCTTCGGCCCCGGCCTGGGCGCCTACGCCGCGGACCCCTGGGCCGTCCGGGACGACTATATCGAAGTCGTCCTCGACCGGTCGCCCGCGTCCGTCGAATCCTTCCTGGCCCGCCACATCGCCCGCCCCCTATCCGCCGAGGACAAGGTCCGGGTCCTCAAGCTCCTGGAGATGGAACGGGGGGCCATGCTCATCTTCACCAGCGACGCCTGGTTCTTCGACGACATCTCCAACGTCGAGACCGTCCAGGTGGTCCAGTACGCCGCCCGGACGCTCCAGCTCCTGCGCGACGTCACCGGCGAGGACGTCGAGCCGGAGTTCCTGGCCGTCCTGACCGAGGCCAAGAGCAACGTGCCGCGGCTCCGGAACGGCGCGACCGTTTACGAGAAGCTCGTCCGGCCGGCCATCGTCGATTTCCTGCGCCTGGCCGCGCACCTGGCCATGTCCGCGGTCTTCGAGACCGACCCCGGCCGCGTCGACGTCGGCCTGTACGCCGCGGTCACCGAGGACCACGAGAGGAAGGACGCCGGGGAGAAGGCCCTGGCCGTCGGCCGCTTCCGGCTGCGCTCCCATGTCACCTGGGAGGAGCGGGTCATCGAGTACGCCGTTTTCCATTTCGGCGACCAGAACATCACGGCCGGCGTCCGCGACCACGCCGGCGACGCCGCCTACCGGACCATGTGCCGGGCGGTCGAGGCGGCCTTCGCCAGGAGCGACATGGCCGCCGTCGTCCGCCTGATCGACCAGGACTTCGGACCTAACATCTACTCGCTCTGGCACCTGTTCACGGAGCAGAAGCGGAAGATCCTGGCCCGCATCCTGCAGGGCAAGCTCCATGACCTCGAGGCCGACTTCCGGCACATCTTCGAGAGCAACTACACGGTCATGAAAGCCATGCGGGAGATGTCGATCCCGCTGCCGGAGGCCCTGCGGACCCCGGCCGAGTTCGTTCTCAACACCGACCTCGGCCGCCTGATGGGGGAGGGGCCGGACCTCGACCTCGACGAGCTGCGGCGGCTGCAGGAGGAATACGAGTCCTGGGACTTCAAGCCGGACGGCGAGGCCCTGAGCTATGCCATCAGCCGGAAGGCCCGGGCGATGATGTCGGCCTGGGCCGGGAAGCCGGACGACGCCGAGGGCCTCCGGAAGATCGCGGACGCCCTGGTCCTGATGAAGAAGCTGGCCATCGGCCTGGACCTCTGGGAAAGCCAGAACATCTATTTTTCTACCGGCCGGCTGATCTGCCCCCTGACCTCAGAGCGGGCGGGCAAGGGCGACCCGGCCGCGGCAGCGTGGATCAAGGCCTTCGACGCGGTCGGGGAACTGCTGCGGGTCGACCCCACGGTGTTCTGCCCGATGGCCTGA
- a CDS encoding Mor transcription activator family protein, with protein sequence MTNDAEWINTRGRFLKGELEAYIRTGTDLPGLIKAAETFTRQYCHRLELKPQRTEEKVRDMRERLLPAWLADHPKDDWWDHFTQFALFSIENAKDEPLDAVGLDEALGGRYDQAPYHEPDLEAIDEEVAKATVHDFLETRRLLFDRAEKCSSPLYQMILSDPEKHQALLALFVVLDPDTFEALVAEFAGETISFPSDKALGDFARDREIVESRNRGAKVEDLAAQHGLKSPGRVSQIVSRQRALRRDDEALERALIASLNRALRASAKARRLARF encoded by the coding sequence ATGACTAACGACGCTGAATGGATAAACACACGCGGACGATTCCTGAAAGGCGAGCTTGAGGCCTACATCAGGACAGGCACGGACCTGCCCGGCTTGATCAAGGCCGCCGAGACGTTTACCCGGCAATACTGCCATCGGCTCGAACTCAAGCCCCAACGGACCGAGGAAAAGGTTAGAGATATGCGCGAGCGCCTGCTCCCGGCCTGGCTGGCCGATCATCCGAAGGATGACTGGTGGGATCATTTCACTCAGTTTGCATTGTTCTCCATCGAGAACGCGAAGGATGAGCCCCTGGACGCCGTTGGCCTCGACGAGGCCCTGGGCGGTCGCTATGATCAAGCGCCTTACCACGAGCCGGACCTTGAGGCCATAGATGAGGAAGTAGCCAAGGCCACGGTGCATGACTTCCTTGAGACCCGCCGTCTGCTCTTCGATAGGGCCGAGAAGTGCTCCTCACCGCTCTATCAGATGATACTCAGCGACCCCGAGAAGCATCAGGCGTTGCTGGCCTTATTTGTTGTGCTTGACCCTGACACGTTCGAGGCCCTGGTCGCTGAGTTCGCCGGGGAGACGATCTCGTTCCCGTCCGATAAGGCCCTGGGCGACTTCGCCAGGGACCGAGAGATCGTAGAGTCCCGTAACCGGGGCGCTAAGGTCGAGGACCTGGCCGCCCAACACGGGCTCAAGTCCCCGGGTAGAGTGTCCCAGATCGTCAGCCGCCAACGGGCGCTCCGTCGAGACGATGAGGCATTGGAACGAGCCTTAATCGCCTCCCTGAATCGTGCACTCCGGGCCTCGGCCAAGGCCCGACGGCTGGCCCGGTTTTAG
- the glgB gene encoding 1,4-alpha-glucan branching protein GlgB: MDIVHGPSLLTDADIYLFKEGNHFKLYDKLGAHTLVVDGREGTLFSVWAPNAGGVSVIGDFNGWDPASHPLAGRWDGSGIWEGFIPGLGRGSLYKYAITSKAGGARAEKADPLGFFSEAPPRSASIVWDLDYLWSDQDWMASRAKADALDAPVSIYEVHLGSWRRVPEEGNRFLTYRELAPLLADYVREMGFTHVEIMPIMEHPFYGSWGYQTIGYFAPTSRYGTPQDFMFLVDTLHGRGIGVILDWVPSHFAIDGHGLARFDGTCLYEHQDPRRGFHPDWKSAIFNYGRNEVRDFLISSALFWLDRYHADGLRIDAVASMLYLDYSRKPGEWVPNRYGGRENLEAVSFIKRLNEAAYGAFPGIQTTAEESTAWPMVTKPVGLGGLGFGLKWKMGWMHDMLGYFSQDPLFRKYNHKDLTFSMWYAYTENFVLPLSHDEVVHGKGSLVGKMPGLEMERYDNLRALFGYMYTHPGKKLLFMGGEFAQWREWTHDGSLEWNALDFETHRHVQRWVRDLNEAYRREPALHELDVDPAGFEWVDFNDVAHSVVSYLRKGRTTSDVILVVCNFTPVARGGYRVGVPSGGTWREILNSDARDYGGTGLGNLGAVEAEPKPAHGRPYSLRLTLPPLGVILFKKAGP, encoded by the coding sequence ATGGACATCGTCCACGGCCCGTCGCTTCTCACCGACGCCGACATCTATCTCTTCAAGGAAGGCAACCACTTCAAGCTCTACGACAAGCTCGGCGCCCACACCCTGGTCGTCGACGGCCGCGAAGGCACGCTCTTTTCCGTCTGGGCCCCCAACGCCGGCGGCGTCTCGGTCATCGGCGACTTCAACGGCTGGGACCCGGCCAGCCACCCGCTCGCCGGCCGCTGGGACGGCTCCGGCATCTGGGAGGGCTTCATCCCCGGCCTCGGCCGCGGCTCACTCTACAAGTACGCCATCACCTCCAAGGCCGGCGGCGCCCGGGCCGAAAAGGCCGACCCCCTGGGCTTCTTCTCCGAGGCCCCGCCGCGCTCGGCCTCGATCGTCTGGGACCTCGATTACCTCTGGTCCGACCAGGACTGGATGGCCAGCCGGGCCAAGGCTGACGCTCTGGACGCCCCGGTCTCGATCTACGAGGTCCATCTCGGCTCGTGGCGGCGCGTCCCGGAGGAGGGCAACCGCTTCCTGACCTACCGGGAGCTGGCCCCGCTCCTGGCCGACTACGTCCGGGAGATGGGCTTCACCCACGTCGAGATCATGCCGATCATGGAGCACCCCTTCTACGGCTCGTGGGGCTACCAGACGATCGGCTACTTCGCGCCGACCAGCCGCTACGGCACGCCGCAGGACTTCATGTTCCTCGTCGATACGCTCCACGGCCGCGGCATCGGCGTCATCCTCGACTGGGTGCCCTCGCACTTCGCCATCGACGGGCACGGCCTGGCCCGCTTCGACGGCACCTGCCTCTACGAGCACCAGGACCCGCGCCGGGGCTTCCATCCCGACTGGAAGAGCGCCATCTTCAACTACGGCCGCAACGAGGTCCGCGACTTCCTCATCAGCTCGGCCCTCTTCTGGCTCGACCGCTACCACGCCGACGGGCTGCGCATCGACGCCGTGGCTTCGATGCTCTACCTCGACTACTCGCGGAAGCCGGGGGAGTGGGTCCCCAACCGCTACGGCGGCCGGGAGAACCTCGAGGCCGTGAGCTTCATCAAGCGCCTCAACGAGGCCGCCTACGGCGCCTTCCCCGGCATCCAGACGACCGCCGAGGAATCGACGGCCTGGCCCATGGTCACCAAGCCGGTCGGCCTCGGCGGCCTGGGCTTCGGCCTCAAGTGGAAGATGGGCTGGATGCACGACATGCTTGGTTACTTCTCCCAGGACCCGCTCTTCCGCAAGTACAACCACAAGGACCTGACCTTCAGCATGTGGTACGCCTACACGGAGAACTTCGTCCTGCCCCTGTCGCACGACGAGGTCGTCCACGGCAAGGGCTCGCTCGTCGGCAAGATGCCCGGCCTGGAGATGGAGAGGTACGACAACCTCCGGGCCCTCTTCGGCTACATGTACACCCACCCCGGCAAGAAGCTCCTGTTCATGGGCGGCGAGTTCGCCCAGTGGCGGGAATGGACGCATGACGGCAGCCTGGAGTGGAACGCCCTCGACTTCGAGACGCACCGCCACGTCCAGCGCTGGGTCAGGGACCTCAACGAGGCCTACCGCCGCGAGCCGGCCCTGCACGAGCTCGACGTCGATCCGGCCGGGTTCGAGTGGGTCGATTTCAACGACGTCGCCCACAGCGTCGTCAGCTACCTGCGCAAGGGCCGGACGACCTCCGACGTCATCCTGGTCGTCTGCAACTTCACGCCCGTGGCCCGCGGCGGCTACCGCGTCGGCGTCCCCTCCGGCGGCACGTGGCGGGAGATCCTGAACAGCGACGCCAGGGATTACGGCGGGACGGGCCTGGGCAACCTCGGCGCCGTCGAGGCCGAGCCCAAGCCGGCCCACGGCCGGCCCTATTCCCTGCGCCTGACCCTGCCGCCGCTCGGCGTGATCCTGTTCAAGAAGGCCGGGCCATGA
- a CDS encoding RNA-binding protein has protein sequence MTRTPALGRRNKVRKLFIGNVSYEANEDDLRKLCREIGPIVRFNLVPTRGIAFCTYEDEVDAARAIDDLNKRLYMGRRLVVEEARDAGQR, from the coding sequence ATGACAAGGACACCGGCGCTTGGAAGGAGAAACAAGGTAAGAAAACTATTCATCGGCAATGTGTCTTACGAAGCCAATGAGGACGATCTGCGGAAGCTCTGCCGTGAGATCGGCCCCATCGTCCGGTTCAATCTAGTGCCGACGCGTGGTATTGCGTTTTGCACCTACGAAGATGAGGTGGACGCCGCCCGCGCCATTGACGACCTGAACAAGCGGCTTTACATGGGCCGAAGGTTAGTCGTAGAGGAGGCCCGCGATGCGGGTCAAAGGTAA
- a CDS encoding recombinase family protein, whose amino-acid sequence MNKMAEDRRAVAYIRVSTKPQDQYSPEVQKDKCRAYADRLEVNLKIVKPFEEARSGWKANARVEFYKMLEFIEQEKIPNLIYAYPDRLSRNTEDYVKLKATNVKLHNANTGISFSPNNPDDFEQIAAFEYDQVDSKKRSHQISKGVRDGYAKIVEKGKFPHAVPLGYDPDWKYVNGKLVKRIVIDPVRGPLIQQMFRLFATGTYTRKTIAAKIRDLGLRSRKGNIIAVSQIEKYLKDVKYTGQQFRWKGGEAQEWHDDCPPLISTALFNEVQAVFEAKSRPRCRGGHDYPLKGLITCGLCGSPYIEEDHERHYFRCTYQRQACNKLGSPRLKGSELDLLLETAIGMIDFEQSVYEWLKGEVEETYRLNRETEAVEKKRLTAEKDSIEEERSRALQAFTKGITTDEGLVREEINRLTDRKARIEARLKELDAGEDMIIQNSLDTLGILKDFKNQYLSADPEKRRRMHVLLFRKVAVHPLKQSRKELLADPKRALLLGEYPLDIEWNEPFDWLFEGKSIRELGRLADEAVTEDMMLGWMKKSEEKGMWRA is encoded by the coding sequence ATGAACAAGATGGCTGAGGACAGGCGGGCAGTCGCGTATATCCGCGTTTCGACCAAGCCCCAGGATCAGTATTCCCCTGAGGTCCAAAAGGACAAGTGTCGGGCCTATGCTGATCGTCTTGAGGTCAATCTCAAGATCGTTAAGCCGTTTGAGGAAGCCCGTTCGGGCTGGAAGGCCAACGCCCGAGTCGAGTTCTACAAGATGTTGGAGTTCATAGAGCAGGAGAAGATTCCGAATCTGATCTATGCCTACCCCGACAGGCTCTCGCGCAATACAGAGGATTACGTCAAGCTGAAGGCGACCAACGTCAAGTTACATAACGCCAACACAGGCATCTCCTTCTCCCCTAATAACCCTGACGACTTCGAGCAGATTGCCGCCTTCGAGTATGATCAGGTGGATTCCAAGAAACGATCTCATCAGATCAGCAAGGGCGTCCGCGACGGCTATGCCAAGATCGTGGAGAAGGGCAAGTTCCCGCATGCCGTCCCTCTTGGCTATGACCCTGACTGGAAATACGTCAATGGCAAGCTGGTGAAGCGAATCGTCATTGACCCGGTCCGAGGACCGCTGATTCAGCAGATGTTCCGGCTCTTTGCCACGGGCACCTACACCAGGAAGACAATCGCGGCGAAGATAAGGGACCTGGGCCTGCGGTCCAGGAAAGGGAACATCATCGCCGTCTCACAGATCGAGAAGTACCTGAAGGACGTAAAATACACCGGCCAACAGTTCCGGTGGAAGGGCGGTGAGGCTCAGGAGTGGCATGACGACTGCCCGCCCTTGATCAGCACGGCGCTATTCAATGAAGTCCAGGCCGTCTTTGAAGCCAAGAGCCGCCCGAGATGCCGGGGCGGTCATGACTATCCTCTCAAAGGACTGATAACCTGCGGACTCTGCGGCTCTCCCTACATAGAGGAGGACCACGAGCGCCACTACTTCCGGTGCACTTACCAGAGGCAGGCGTGTAACAAGCTCGGCTCGCCTCGGCTCAAAGGCTCTGAACTCGATCTGCTCTTGGAGACGGCCATTGGCATGATCGACTTTGAGCAGAGCGTCTACGAATGGCTCAAGGGCGAGGTCGAGGAGACATACCGGCTGAACCGGGAGACGGAGGCCGTCGAGAAGAAGCGCCTCACTGCCGAAAAGGATTCCATAGAGGAAGAACGGTCCAGGGCTCTCCAGGCCTTCACGAAGGGCATCACTACCGACGAGGGCCTTGTCCGGGAGGAGATCAACCGCCTAACCGACAGGAAGGCCAGGATTGAGGCTCGCCTGAAGGAGCTTGACGCCGGCGAGGACATGATCATTCAAAACTCGCTGGATACATTAGGAATCCTCAAGGACTTTAAGAATCAATATCTTAGCGCAGACCCTGAAAAAAGGCGGCGAATGCACGTTCTTCTATTTAGGAAGGTCGCCGTCCACCCGTTGAAGCAGTCAAGGAAGGAGCTTCTGGCCGACCCGAAGCGAGCATTGCTTCTCGGCGAATATCCTCTGGACATCGAGTGGAATGAACCGTTTGACTGGCTCTTTGAGGGCAAGTCCATCCGGGAACTTGGCCGGTTGGCAGATGAGGCCGTGACCGAGGACATGATGCTCGGCTGGATGAAGAAATCCGAGGAAAAAGGAATGTGGCGTGCCTGA
- a CDS encoding sigma-70 family RNA polymerase sigma factor, with protein sequence MEIAVPRPALAQDAAEESGLLARLRDGDEAACRELIRRYEGQVAATVTGILGRGPDIDDIGQETFIQFFRSLPRFRGESTIRTYLTRIAINLSLNELRRRRKFDRFQRVEPDQGEADVLPAPDRSGAEEARFDVRQGLEKLEPRYRAVIVLRLVEGFSTRETAKILGLPQGTVLSRLARGQGRLKALLEGKGPA encoded by the coding sequence ATGGAAATCGCCGTTCCCCGGCCGGCCCTGGCCCAAGACGCCGCGGAAGAAAGCGGCCTGCTCGCCCGCCTCAGGGACGGGGACGAGGCCGCCTGCCGCGAGCTCATCCGGAGATACGAGGGCCAAGTGGCGGCGACGGTGACGGGCATCCTGGGACGAGGGCCGGACATCGACGATATCGGCCAGGAGACCTTCATCCAGTTCTTCAGGTCTCTGCCCCGCTTCCGGGGCGAGTCGACGATCCGGACCTACCTGACCCGCATCGCCATCAACCTCTCCCTGAACGAGCTCCGGAGGCGGCGGAAATTCGACCGCTTCCAAAGGGTCGAACCGGACCAAGGCGAAGCCGACGTCCTCCCGGCGCCCGACCGGTCCGGCGCGGAGGAAGCCCGGTTCGACGTCCGGCAGGGATTGGAGAAGCTGGAGCCGAGGTACAGGGCGGTCATCGTCCTGCGGCTCGTCGAAGGCTTCTCGACCAGGGAAACGGCCAAGATCCTGGGCCTGCCGCAGGGCACGGTCCTGTCTCGGCTGGCCCGGGGCCAGGGCAGGCTCAAGGCCCTCCTGGAGGGCAAGGGCCCGGCCTGA
- a CDS encoding terminase large subunit — translation MSIVEVMLDQDLFGSYFPEPETWVNWMAFLDVFEGQDLTPAQLEAYQKFTGRTKYEPGSPFDTAYVISGRRSGKSRIASVVAVYLALFSGLHEKLSPGETGWVLIIAGKKEQAQAIFGYVKALAQKFKKDIIKENADEVWFANGTAIKVTAGTWRGVRGATVLGCLVDELAFLRSDEERWTANPAEELLRAIRPAIVKHGKLLAISTVYAARGPLYAAWKKNWGRDSKTLVWLATTPDMNPTFNQAKIDEEMEEDRANALSEYYSQWREDLQTLIESSLVRACMMKEEMPPVPGLRYTAFLDLSGNKSDSHALAICHKEKDLVVLDTFLEIEPGRGTVDAVVTEFSKLAKVFGVREISADAFGAEWASEPFRRAGVPLIKSLMPASNIFLNAAQLIRSGKVALVFSERVLSQFMCLDRRPGPGGVDVVQKVPGSHVDLVNAICGAVVTASLEVVRVPALPVIGHHQADRYLSKPIKDARRREEVQRNCEDEMDDFMHQDGHATRVGQGIPRKWWQ, via the coding sequence GTGTCCATCGTTGAGGTGATGCTGGACCAGGACCTGTTCGGCTCTTACTTCCCGGAGCCGGAGACCTGGGTCAACTGGATGGCCTTTCTCGACGTGTTTGAGGGCCAGGACCTGACCCCTGCCCAGTTGGAGGCCTATCAGAAATTCACCGGGCGGACCAAGTATGAGCCGGGCTCTCCGTTCGATACCGCCTACGTCATTTCCGGCAGAAGATCAGGGAAGTCGAGGATTGCCAGCGTTGTGGCTGTCTACTTGGCCCTCTTCTCTGGCCTCCACGAAAAACTGTCACCGGGTGAGACGGGCTGGGTCCTGATCATCGCTGGAAAGAAAGAACAAGCGCAGGCCATCTTCGGCTATGTTAAGGCGCTCGCGCAGAAGTTCAAGAAGGACATCATAAAAGAGAACGCCGATGAGGTCTGGTTCGCCAACGGGACGGCGATCAAAGTGACCGCTGGCACTTGGCGTGGTGTCCGTGGCGCGACTGTCCTGGGCTGTCTCGTAGACGAGCTGGCATTCCTCCGCTCAGATGAGGAGCGATGGACCGCGAATCCCGCTGAGGAATTATTGCGAGCGATTCGCCCGGCGATTGTGAAGCACGGAAAGTTGCTGGCGATCAGCACCGTTTATGCCGCCCGAGGCCCACTTTATGCGGCGTGGAAGAAGAACTGGGGCCGAGACAGCAAGACGTTGGTCTGGCTGGCCACAACGCCGGACATGAACCCAACCTTTAATCAAGCCAAGATCGACGAGGAGATGGAGGAAGATCGAGCCAACGCCCTGTCGGAATACTATTCACAATGGCGCGAGGACCTGCAGACGCTCATCGAATCGTCGCTCGTGCGGGCCTGTATGATGAAGGAGGAGATGCCCCCGGTGCCTGGTTTGCGCTATACCGCGTTCCTGGACCTCAGCGGCAACAAATCGGACAGTCATGCCTTAGCGATTTGCCACAAGGAAAAGGACCTGGTCGTGTTGGACACGTTCCTAGAGATCGAGCCGGGACGTGGCACTGTGGATGCCGTTGTAACGGAGTTCAGCAAATTGGCAAAGGTTTTCGGTGTCCGAGAGATCTCTGCGGATGCGTTCGGCGCGGAATGGGCGAGTGAACCGTTCCGTCGAGCCGGTGTTCCCTTGATCAAGAGCCTGATGCCCGCCTCAAACATCTTCCTGAACGCGGCCCAGTTGATCAGGAGTGGAAAGGTGGCCCTGGTGTTCTCGGAAAGGGTCTTGTCACAATTCATGTGCTTGGACAGGAGACCTGGACCGGGCGGTGTTGACGTGGTGCAGAAGGTGCCCGGCAGTCATGTGGACCTCGTGAACGCGATCTGCGGCGCTGTGGTTACGGCGTCATTGGAAGTCGTCCGGGTCCCGGCTCTGCCCGTCATTGGGCATCATCAGGCCGATCGCTACCTCAGCAAGCCGATCAAAGATGCCCGCAGGCGGGAGGAGGTCCAGAGGAACTGTGAAGACGAGATGGACGACTTCATGCACCAGGACGGCCACGCGACCCGAGTCGGCCAGGGCATTCCCAGGAAGTGGTGGCAGTAA